From Rudanella lutea DSM 19387, a single genomic window includes:
- a CDS encoding DUF5723 family protein, with amino-acid sequence MIYTKWLGPVCLLLSATVSPAQNFLGISTSPNTGTHRTYLNPALAAETPHWLFLHAGSANLHVNNNFVRYQAPFSLLKLFTGNVPDAYRQANGNVRFESDYTTEILDGKPKNATVWGELRGPAIQMRLGPTAGVLTFSTRLRGIGQVNGASEQLLSALRASLNTSSLYSIPSRDNRFGVNTNAYAELALSYTNTIVDADGFRVSGGLTVKRLRGYSAGSFVNRGLDYQLEAGTGPNADPALVVSRVNADLAYTTFLENRRLTPSTLFSASAPGRGWGFDLGVSVLLQSDDDRLLQLGLGLTDLGGMQYTGEVYDVNQRNVRFEADDFNSTNVGSFEQVATVIRNRLGILEDADPSLFRVGLPTSLNLTADYQLSARTGISAVWLQNVRAADDPSVRQPSLVSIAPRFETGVVGLSLPITYINRGFTLGLTIKAGPVRVGSDNLLGLLGSGQNGLRPRGTDIYAGVMLGIKSRDEE; translated from the coding sequence ATGATATATACAAAATGGTTAGGGCCGGTCTGCCTGTTGCTGAGCGCAACAGTAAGTCCGGCTCAAAATTTTCTGGGAATCTCAACCAGTCCTAATACCGGTACGCACCGCACGTACCTCAATCCGGCCCTGGCCGCCGAAACGCCCCATTGGCTGTTTCTGCACGCTGGATCGGCAAACCTGCACGTCAATAATAACTTCGTGCGGTATCAGGCTCCATTTTCGTTGCTGAAACTGTTTACGGGTAATGTCCCCGACGCGTACCGGCAAGCCAACGGCAATGTTCGGTTTGAGTCGGACTATACCACCGAAATTCTCGACGGTAAGCCCAAAAACGCCACCGTTTGGGGCGAACTGCGTGGGCCTGCTATTCAGATGCGCTTAGGCCCAACGGCCGGGGTGCTTACCTTCTCGACCCGCCTGCGTGGTATTGGGCAGGTCAATGGGGCATCGGAGCAATTGCTATCGGCATTGCGGGCCAGTCTGAACACCTCCAGCTTGTACAGCATTCCGAGCCGCGACAACCGGTTCGGGGTCAATACGAACGCGTATGCCGAATTGGCCCTCTCGTACACCAATACCATTGTCGATGCCGACGGGTTCCGGGTGTCGGGTGGCCTTACGGTAAAGCGGCTGCGGGGTTACTCGGCCGGTTCGTTTGTCAACCGTGGGCTCGATTATCAGCTCGAAGCCGGCACCGGCCCCAATGCCGACCCGGCGCTGGTGGTCTCGCGGGTGAATGCCGACCTGGCGTACACTACCTTTCTGGAGAATCGGCGGCTCACCCCATCCACGCTCTTTTCGGCCAGCGCACCCGGCCGGGGCTGGGGCTTTGATCTGGGTGTATCGGTGCTGTTGCAGTCCGACGATGACCGACTGCTGCAACTCGGCCTCGGCCTGACCGATCTGGGCGGTATGCAGTATACGGGCGAGGTGTACGACGTGAACCAGCGGAATGTGCGGTTCGAGGCCGATGATTTCAACTCGACCAACGTGGGAAGTTTTGAGCAGGTGGCTACGGTTATTCGGAATCGGTTAGGGATTCTGGAAGATGCCGACCCCTCGCTGTTTCGGGTAGGGCTGCCCACGTCGCTGAACCTCACCGCCGATTATCAACTATCGGCCCGAACGGGCATCAGTGCCGTTTGGTTGCAAAATGTACGAGCCGCCGACGACCCGTCTGTCCGGCAGCCGTCGCTGGTGAGCATTGCCCCCCGTTTCGAGACAGGTGTGGTGGGGTTGTCGTTACCGATTACGTACATAAACCGGGGATTTACGCTGGGGCTGACGATCAAGGCGGGGCCGGTGCGCGTGGGGTCCGACAATCTGCTCGGCCTGTTGGGTAGTGGACAGAATGGCCTCCGGCCGCGTGGCACCGACATTTACGCTGGCGTTATGCTGGGCATCAAAAGCCGCGACGAGGAGTAG
- the nhaD gene encoding sodium:proton antiporter NhaD, with protein sequence MILALILTFVVGYTLITLEHPLRINKTATALITGVVCWAVYALTATESHRVGEQLTEHLGHTAEILFFLLGAMTVVELIDAHDGFTLITDRIASRNTRTLFWIISVLAFFLSALLDNLTTAIVMVSVARKLVRDDEQRRVMAGLIIIAANAGGAWSPIGDVTTTMLWIGGQITTVNIITTVFLPSLVALLVPLLLLTFRTSTEATAFVPSPGEVGVSRPYVDATARRDRRLMLAIGLGGMLFVPIFKALTGLPPYMGMMLVLGVIWVASELIHSDKDEADKEPFTPAYALSKIDAPSILFFLGILLAVGSLEATGVLRSLAGSLDAAVGNLDLIVVLIGLVSAVVDNVPIVAAAMGMYELSTFPADAKLWEFLAYCAGTGGSILVIGSAAGVAVMGMEKLDFGWYLRKISGLALLGYLAGALTYLAFFALLH encoded by the coding sequence ATGATTCTCGCCCTTATTCTGACCTTTGTGGTTGGGTACACACTCATCACGCTCGAACATCCGCTTCGGATTAATAAAACGGCTACCGCCCTCATTACAGGCGTAGTATGTTGGGCGGTGTATGCCCTCACGGCTACCGAAAGCCACCGGGTGGGTGAGCAACTGACCGAGCACCTGGGCCATACAGCCGAAATCCTGTTTTTTCTGCTGGGGGCCATGACTGTGGTCGAGTTGATTGATGCGCATGATGGCTTTACGCTCATTACCGACCGGATTGCCAGCCGTAATACCCGTACACTGTTCTGGATTATCAGTGTGCTGGCCTTCTTTCTGTCGGCCCTGCTCGATAACCTTACTACAGCCATTGTGATGGTTTCGGTAGCCCGCAAGCTGGTGCGCGACGACGAACAACGGCGCGTGATGGCTGGGCTGATTATTATTGCGGCCAATGCCGGCGGGGCCTGGTCGCCCATTGGTGATGTGACCACCACAATGCTCTGGATTGGGGGGCAGATCACCACCGTAAACATCATCACAACTGTGTTTCTGCCCAGTCTGGTGGCGCTTCTGGTGCCGCTGCTGCTACTCACGTTCCGAACCTCGACGGAGGCTACGGCTTTTGTCCCCTCGCCCGGCGAAGTGGGTGTCAGCCGCCCGTACGTAGATGCCACGGCCCGGCGCGACCGGCGGCTCATGCTCGCTATCGGGCTTGGCGGTATGTTGTTTGTCCCGATTTTCAAGGCGCTTACGGGCCTGCCGCCGTACATGGGCATGATGCTCGTACTGGGCGTTATCTGGGTCGCGTCGGAGCTGATTCATAGCGATAAAGACGAGGCCGACAAAGAGCCGTTTACCCCGGCTTACGCCCTGAGCAAGATCGACGCACCCAGTATTCTGTTTTTTCTGGGCATTCTGTTGGCCGTGGGCTCGCTGGAGGCAACGGGTGTGCTACGGAGCCTGGCCGGGTCGCTCGACGCGGCTGTGGGCAACCTGGACCTGATTGTGGTGCTCATCGGGCTGGTGTCGGCCGTAGTGGATAACGTGCCGATTGTGGCTGCGGCCATGGGTATGTACGAGCTGTCGACGTTCCCGGCCGATGCCAAACTGTGGGAGTTTCTGGCCTATTGTGCGGGTACAGGCGGCAGTATTCTGGTGATTGGGTCGGCGGCTGGCGTGGCCGTGATGGGTATGGAGAAGCTCGATTTTGGGTGGTATCTGCGCAAGATCAGCGGATTGGCCCTGCTGGGGTATCTGGCCGGAGCCTTGACATATCTGGCCTTTTTTGCCTTGCTGCACTAA
- a CDS encoding DUF3500 domain-containing protein has protein sequence MYASRLFFFLWLLGPWAALAQPAASTVTDSMREAARQFAQTLSAEQKQQAMFTFDHDERFVWHYTPVSRKGLSMKGMTEPQRRAALALLRTGLSDEGYRKALEIMDTENVLRVVENRPPNDTYRDPDNYFLTLFGDPEGTQPWGWRFEGHHLSVQFSSLTGRIMGATPLFLGSNPGEVRAEVPQKGRQILRRETELAFALLETLSPEQRQQAVLATRAYNDLVTGNRRRASLDRMDGLPLAQMTARQRTLFLQLLQTYLANYRVTLAKQQLEKLEKANLDSLRFAWAGGLQPQLGTGENGWYYRIHGPTILIEYDNTQNNANHIHTVVRDLTNDFGEDMLRTHYEQRKH, from the coding sequence ATGTACGCTTCCCGACTTTTTTTCTTCCTATGGCTGCTGGGGCCGTGGGCGGCTTTGGCCCAACCGGCCGCGTCGACCGTAACCGACTCTATGCGTGAGGCTGCCCGGCAGTTTGCTCAAACATTGTCGGCTGAGCAGAAGCAGCAGGCAATGTTTACGTTCGACCACGACGAACGGTTTGTGTGGCATTACACGCCCGTCAGCCGCAAAGGGTTGTCGATGAAGGGCATGACGGAGCCACAGCGCCGGGCGGCTTTGGCCCTGCTGCGTACCGGCCTCAGTGACGAAGGCTACCGGAAAGCACTCGAGATTATGGATACCGAAAATGTGTTGCGGGTGGTCGAAAACCGGCCCCCTAATGATACCTACCGCGATCCCGACAATTACTTTCTGACGCTCTTCGGCGACCCAGAAGGCACTCAACCCTGGGGATGGCGTTTCGAGGGACATCATTTGTCGGTGCAGTTTTCGTCGCTCACGGGCCGGATTATGGGCGCTACCCCTTTGTTTTTAGGCAGTAACCCGGGCGAAGTTCGGGCCGAGGTACCGCAGAAGGGGCGGCAGATTCTCCGGCGCGAAACCGAGCTGGCGTTTGCCCTGCTCGAAACCCTCTCGCCCGAACAGCGGCAACAGGCCGTACTGGCTACCCGTGCTTACAACGATCTGGTGACCGGCAACCGTCGCCGGGCTTCGCTCGACCGGATGGATGGCCTGCCGTTAGCCCAAATGACCGCTCGCCAACGCACGCTATTTCTCCAATTACTCCAGACGTACTTAGCCAATTACCGGGTTACGCTGGCCAAACAGCAATTAGAAAAGCTCGAAAAAGCAAACCTCGACTCACTGCGGTTTGCGTGGGCGGGTGGGCTTCAGCCGCAATTGGGCACCGGCGAAAACGGTTGGTACTACCGCATTCACGGCCCCACCATTCTGATCGAGTACGACAATACCCAGAACAATGCCAACCACATACATACCGTTGTGCGCGACCTCACCAACGATTTTGGCGAGGATATGCTCCGAACCCATTACGAGCAGCGAAAGCATTGA
- a CDS encoding MBL fold metallo-hydrolase gives MTTIRMYNVGLGDCFLLRFEGKTGPWFMLIDCGLFRGSPAERETLNAVVSDIAQTTHGRLDVVVATHEHQDHLSGFWYAQDLFRAQIQIGQVWLAWTENPADPMANALKATMSGFAGQLEQTMTQLRHDPRRGMSPDALAAVESVLEFAGFGEPLAADDRLSINQKALRFLKEAPTDPERPVVYVEPGSIASVDALPNVRFFVLGPPRSELIRKSDPTRSRPEVYHFGGQERSNYALLIPASDEADTTPDRRDAVPFDLSYQMSIADAQKDPFFCERYWNDTDPSGTAQHYRRIDNDWLYAVGDLALQLDGDTNNTSLALAIELVDSGRVLLFPGDAQVGNWLSWDSCSWTGFPNLTTQQLLAKTVFYKVGHHGSHNATLREQGLERMTHPDLVAMIPVDETFARQKKKWDMPFGGLYKRLVEKTRGRVIQADGYTPPLPDPRYPSVPDATDQQAFLNALRHCPDKRPGAAWPLWTEYTI, from the coding sequence ATGACAACCATCCGAATGTACAATGTAGGACTCGGCGACTGTTTTCTGCTCCGGTTCGAGGGCAAAACCGGGCCGTGGTTCATGCTTATCGACTGTGGGTTATTCAGGGGGTCGCCAGCCGAACGCGAAACTCTCAACGCCGTTGTCAGCGATATTGCCCAAACGACCCACGGTCGGCTCGATGTGGTAGTCGCCACGCACGAGCACCAGGACCACCTGTCGGGGTTTTGGTACGCGCAGGATTTGTTTCGGGCGCAGATTCAGATTGGTCAGGTATGGCTCGCCTGGACCGAAAACCCCGCCGACCCGATGGCCAACGCCCTAAAAGCCACTATGAGCGGGTTTGCCGGGCAACTGGAACAAACAATGACCCAACTCCGGCACGACCCCCGGCGGGGTATGAGCCCGGATGCCCTCGCGGCCGTTGAATCGGTGCTGGAGTTTGCCGGGTTTGGCGAACCGCTGGCCGCCGACGACCGACTGAGCATCAACCAAAAGGCGTTGCGGTTTCTGAAGGAAGCCCCCACCGATCCTGAGCGGCCGGTCGTGTACGTTGAACCGGGATCGATAGCGTCTGTAGACGCCTTGCCCAACGTGCGCTTTTTTGTGCTGGGGCCACCCCGATCGGAGCTGATCCGCAAAAGCGACCCCACCCGCAGCCGACCGGAGGTCTACCATTTTGGCGGGCAGGAACGCAGCAATTATGCCCTGCTGATTCCGGCCTCCGACGAAGCCGACACCACCCCTGACCGGCGCGACGCTGTGCCGTTCGACCTGTCGTACCAAATGAGTATTGCCGACGCCCAGAAAGACCCGTTTTTCTGCGAACGATACTGGAACGATACCGACCCGTCCGGTACAGCTCAGCACTATCGCCGAATCGACAACGACTGGCTCTACGCTGTGGGCGACCTGGCTCTGCAACTCGACGGCGACACCAACAACACGAGCCTTGCGCTGGCTATTGAGCTGGTCGACTCGGGGCGGGTGCTGCTTTTTCCGGGCGATGCGCAGGTGGGCAACTGGCTATCGTGGGACAGCTGTAGCTGGACCGGTTTCCCTAATCTGACCACGCAGCAGCTGTTAGCCAAAACGGTGTTTTACAAAGTGGGCCATCACGGTAGCCACAACGCCACCCTCCGCGAGCAGGGCCTCGAACGCATGACCCACCCCGATCTGGTGGCTATGATTCCGGTCGATGAAACGTTTGCCCGGCAGAAAAAGAAGTGGGATATGCCTTTTGGCGGCCTGTATAAACGGCTGGTCGAGAAAACACGGGGGCGCGTGATTCAGGCCGATGGATACACACCTCCCCTGCCCGACCCGCGCTACCCCTCGGTGCCCGATGCCACGGACCAGCAAGCGTTTCTGAACGCCCTACGCCACTGCCCCGACAAACGCCCCGGTGCCGCGTGGCCCCTCTGGACTGAGTACACAATTTGA
- a CDS encoding YitT family protein, which translates to MSQTKVYIKDTVLIIAGIFSVAMGLKGFLLSSHFIDGGVTGISMLIANLTGWSLSVMLPLFNLPFLILGYYQIGRSFAIKSALGIAGLALCIAVVPFPDVTPDLLLTAIFGGVFIGAGIGLAMRGGAVLDGTEAAALLLSRRSSLLRVGDIILVINVFIFGAAAFSLGVDVALYSMITYFGASKAIDFLVHGIEEHTAVLIVSDHAETVRLMLTEELGKGVTVLKGQKGYGKRGHHREATDVLYTVVTRLELSRLRDAVELIDPNVFMIQHGIDDARGGLVKGRPLH; encoded by the coding sequence ATGAGCCAAACGAAAGTCTATATCAAAGACACTGTATTAATTATTGCGGGTATTTTCTCGGTGGCAATGGGCCTGAAAGGGTTCCTGTTATCGAGCCATTTTATCGATGGGGGCGTCACGGGCATTTCCATGCTCATCGCCAATCTGACGGGATGGTCGCTCTCGGTTATGTTGCCCCTGTTCAACCTGCCTTTTCTGATTTTAGGATACTACCAGATTGGTCGGTCATTTGCTATCAAAAGTGCCCTCGGCATTGCCGGGTTGGCCCTGTGTATTGCCGTAGTGCCGTTTCCCGACGTGACACCCGACTTGCTGCTGACGGCCATTTTCGGCGGGGTGTTTATTGGGGCGGGTATTGGGCTGGCCATGCGGGGTGGGGCTGTGCTCGATGGCACTGAGGCTGCGGCCCTGCTGCTGAGTCGCCGGTCGAGTTTGTTGCGGGTTGGAGATATTATCCTGGTAATCAACGTCTTTATTTTCGGCGCGGCTGCGTTTAGCTTAGGCGTCGATGTGGCCTTGTACTCGATGATTACCTATTTTGGGGCCTCCAAAGCCATTGATTTTCTGGTACACGGTATCGAGGAACACACAGCCGTGCTGATTGTCTCGGATCATGCCGAAACGGTGCGCCTGATGCTGACCGAAGAACTTGGGAAGGGGGTGACTGTGCTGAAAGGGCAGAAGGGCTACGGCAAGCGGGGGCATCACCGCGAAGCTACCGATGTCCTGTATACGGTGGTGACCCGGCTCGAACTGAGCCGCCTGCGCGACGCCGTCGAACTCATCGACCCCAACGTGTTTATGATTCAGCACGGGATCGACGATGCCCGCGGAGGATTGGTGAAGGGAAGGCCGCTACATTAA